In Kryptolebias marmoratus isolate JLee-2015 linkage group LG11, ASM164957v2, whole genome shotgun sequence, the following proteins share a genomic window:
- the LOC108230196 gene encoding disintegrin and metalloproteinase domain-containing protein 10 isoform X3, whose amino-acid sequence MDLSSVLPLQAFLFVYLLSCTQGHYRNPLNKYIRHYEGLSYDTELVHTKHQRAKRALSHEDKFLHLDFHAHGRHFNLRMKRDTTLFAPDLKVDVSGEEIPYDTSHIYTGELYGEKGTLTHGSIVDGKFEGFVQSYHGTYYVEPAERYLEGKDVPFHSVIYHEDDIHYPHKYGPEGGCADSSVFERMNKYQASAVKEPTKELGAESESGDPVLLRKKRMAQAEKNTCQLFIQTDHLFFKYYKTREAVIAQISSHVKAIDAIYQGTDFMGIRNISFMVKRIRINATYDERERSNPFRFANIGVEKFLELNSEQNHDDYCLAYVFTDRDFDDGVLGLAWVGAPSGSSGGICEKSKLYSDGKRKSLNTGIITVQNYASHVPPKVSHITFAHEVGHNFGSPHDSGSECTPGESKSQDKKEKGNYIMYARATSGDKLNNNKFSVCSIRNISQVLEKKRGNCFVESGQPICGNGLVEPGEECDCGYSDQCKDECCYDANQPDNKKCKLKPNKICSPSQGPCCTKECIYKGRNEKCREESECAHQGMCNGVSAQCPSSEPKANFTACHGETQVCLNGGCSGSICEKYGLEACTCASQDGKDETELCHVCCMEKMNPNTCSSTGSERLARFFNKKVTTLPAGSPCNDFKGYCDVFMKCRLVDADGPLARLKKAIFNPELYENIAEWIVAHWWAVLLMGIALIMLMAGFIKICSVHTPSSNPKLPPPKPLPGTLKRRRAQQHASSQVQHQSQHPHAHGGQRQGRAQPPQRQAQPQRHHRQPRENYQMGQMRR is encoded by the exons GACACTACAGGAACCCCCTGAACAAGTACATCCGTCACTATGAAGGCCTGTCGTACGACACCGAGCTCGTCCACACCAAGCACCAGAGGGCCAAGAGGGCGCTCTCCCACGAAGACAAGTTCCTCCACTTAGACTTTCACGCCCACGGGAG gCATTTTAACTTAAGAATGAAAAGGGACACCACGTTGTTTGCCCCAGATCTGAAGGTAGATGTTTCAGGAGAAGAAATCCCGTACGACACTTCCCACATCTACACCGGTGAACTCTACG gtgAGAAAGGCACTCTGACTCACGGCTCCATTGTAGATGGTAAGTTCGAGGGCTTTGTGCAGAGCTACCACGGCACTTACTACGTGGAGCCAGCGGAGAGGTACCTGGAGGGCAAAGACGTGCCCTTCCACTCTGTCATATACCACGAGGACGACATAC ACTATCCGCACAAGTACGGCCCAGAGGGAGGCTGCGCCGACAGCTCCGTGTTTGAAAGGATGAACAAGTATCAAGCCTCGGCTGTGAAGGAGCCGACCAAG GAGCTCGGCGCCGAGTCCGAGTCCGGCGACCCCGTGctgctgaggaagaagaggatggCCCAGGCGGAGAAAAACACCTGCCAGCTGTTCATTCAGACCGACCACCTCTTCTTCAAATACTACAAGACCAGAGAAGCTGTCATCGCTCAG ATCTCCAGTCATGTCAAGGCCATCGACGCCATCTATCAGGGCACGGACTTCATGGGGATTCGTAACATCAGCTTCATGGTGAAAAGAATCAGG ATAAACGCCACCTACGACGAGCGAGAGCGGTCCAACCCGTTCCGCTTCGCCAACATCGGGGTGGAGAAGTTCCTGGAGCTGAACTCGGAGCAGAACCACGACGACTACTGCTTGGCTTACGTTTTTACTGACCGGGATTTCGACGACGGGGTGCTGGGACTGGCCTGGGTGGGGGCCCCCTCAG GGAGCTCTGGAGGAATCTGTGAAAAGAGCAAGCTGTACTCGGATGGGAAGAGGAAGTCTCTGAACACGGGAATCATCACCGTGCAGAATTACGCCTCCCACGTGCCGCCGAAAGTCTCCCACATCACTTTTGCACATGAAGTAGGACACAACTTTGGCTCCCCG CACGACTCCGGATCTGAGTGCACCCCTGGAGAATCCAAGAGCCAGGACAAGAAAGAGAAGGGCAATTATATTATGTACGCGAGAGCCACGTCGGGAGACAAGCTCAACAACAACAAGTTCTCCGTTTGTAGCATCCGCAACATCAGCCAGGTGCTGGAGAAAAAGAGAGGCAACTGTTTCGTTG AGTCCGGTCAGCCCATCTGCGGTAACGGCCTGGTCGAACCCGGAGAGGAGTGCGACTGCGGCTACAGCGATCAGTGCAAAGACGAGTGCTGCTACGACGCCAACCAGCCTgacaacaaaaagtgcaaattaaAGCCCAACAAAATCTGCAG CCCCAGTCAGGGTCCCTGTTGTACCAAGGAGTGCATCTACAAGGGCCGTAACGAGAAGTGCAGGGAGGAGTCTGAGTGCGCTCACCAGGGCATGTGTAACGGCGTCAGCGCCCAGTGCCCCTCCTCCGAGCCCAAGGCCAACTTCACCGCCTGCCACGGAGAAACCCAAGTCTGTCTCAACGGG GGCTGCTCCGGCTCCATCTGCGAGAAGTACGGGCTGGAAGCGTGCACGTGTGCCAGCCAAGATGGCAAGGACGAGACGGAGCTGTGCCACGTGTGCTGCATGGAGAAGA TGAACCCCAACACGTGCAGCAGCACGGGCTCGGAGCGCCTGGCCCGCTTCTTTAACAAGAAGGTGACCACGCTGCCGGCCGGCTCGCCGTGCAACGACTTCAAGGGCTACTGCGACGTGTTCATGAAGTGCCGGCTGGTGGATGCCGATGGGCCGCTCGCCAGGCTAAAGAAAGCTATTTTTAACCCCGAGCTGTACGAGAACATCGCCGAGTGGATCGTG GCTCACTGGTGGGCCGTGCTGCTGATGGGCATCGCCCTCATCATGCTCATGGCtggtttcattaagatctgcaGCGTCCACACGCCAAGCAGTAACCCCAAACTTCCCCCTCCCAAACCACTTCCAG GCACTCTGAAGAGGCGACGAGCGCAGCAGCACGCCAGCTCCCAGGTGCAGCACCAGTCGCAGCACCCGCACGCCCACGGCGGCCAGCGGCAAGGCCGGGCCCAGCCGCCGCAGCGGCAGGCGCAGCCCCAGCGGCACCACCGTCAGCCTAGAGAGAACTATCAGATGGGCCAGATGAGACGCTGA
- the LOC108230196 gene encoding disintegrin and metalloproteinase domain-containing protein 10 isoform X2 encodes MDLSSVLPLQAFLFVYLLSCTQGHYRNPLNKYIRHYEGLSYDTELVHTKHQRAKRALSHEDKFLHLDFHAHGRHFNLRMKRDTTLFAPDLKVDVSGEEIPYDTSHIYTGELYGEKGTLTHGSIVDGKFEGFVQSYHGTYYVEPAERYLEGKDVPFHSVIYHEDDIHYPHKYGPEGGCADSSVFERMNKYQASAVKEPTKQELGAESESGDPVLLRKKRMAQAEKNTCQLFIQTDHLFFKYYKTREAVIAQISSHVKAIDAIYQGTDFMGIRNISFMVKRIRINATYDERERSNPFRFANIGVEKFLELNSEQNHDDYCLAYVFTDRDFDDGVLGLAWVGAPSGSSGGICEKSKLYSDGKRKSLNTGIITVQNYASHVPPKVSHITFAHEVGHNFGSPHDSGSECTPGESKSQDKKEKGNYIMYARATSGDKLNNNKFSVCSIRNISQVLEKKRGNCFVESGQPICGNGLVEPGEECDCGYSDQCKDECCYDANQPDNKKCKLKPNKICSPSQGPCCTKECIYKGRNEKCREESECAHQGMCNGVSAQCPSSEPKANFTACHGETQVCLNGGCSGSICEKYGLEACTCASQDGKDETELCHVCCMEKMNPNTCSSTGSERLARFFNKKVTTLPAGSPCNDFKGYCDVFMKCRLVDADGPLARLKKAIFNPELYENIAEWIVAHWWAVLLMGIALIMLMAGFIKICSVHTPSSNPKLPPPKPLPGTLKRRRAQQHASSQVQHQSQHPHAHGGQRQGRAQPPQRQAQPQRHHRQPRENYQMGQMRR; translated from the exons GACACTACAGGAACCCCCTGAACAAGTACATCCGTCACTATGAAGGCCTGTCGTACGACACCGAGCTCGTCCACACCAAGCACCAGAGGGCCAAGAGGGCGCTCTCCCACGAAGACAAGTTCCTCCACTTAGACTTTCACGCCCACGGGAG gCATTTTAACTTAAGAATGAAAAGGGACACCACGTTGTTTGCCCCAGATCTGAAGGTAGATGTTTCAGGAGAAGAAATCCCGTACGACACTTCCCACATCTACACCGGTGAACTCTACG gtgAGAAAGGCACTCTGACTCACGGCTCCATTGTAGATGGTAAGTTCGAGGGCTTTGTGCAGAGCTACCACGGCACTTACTACGTGGAGCCAGCGGAGAGGTACCTGGAGGGCAAAGACGTGCCCTTCCACTCTGTCATATACCACGAGGACGACATAC ACTATCCGCACAAGTACGGCCCAGAGGGAGGCTGCGCCGACAGCTCCGTGTTTGAAAGGATGAACAAGTATCAAGCCTCGGCTGTGAAGGAGCCGACCAAG CAGGAGCTCGGCGCCGAGTCCGAGTCCGGCGACCCCGTGctgctgaggaagaagaggatggCCCAGGCGGAGAAAAACACCTGCCAGCTGTTCATTCAGACCGACCACCTCTTCTTCAAATACTACAAGACCAGAGAAGCTGTCATCGCTCAG ATCTCCAGTCATGTCAAGGCCATCGACGCCATCTATCAGGGCACGGACTTCATGGGGATTCGTAACATCAGCTTCATGGTGAAAAGAATCAGG ATAAACGCCACCTACGACGAGCGAGAGCGGTCCAACCCGTTCCGCTTCGCCAACATCGGGGTGGAGAAGTTCCTGGAGCTGAACTCGGAGCAGAACCACGACGACTACTGCTTGGCTTACGTTTTTACTGACCGGGATTTCGACGACGGGGTGCTGGGACTGGCCTGGGTGGGGGCCCCCTCAG GGAGCTCTGGAGGAATCTGTGAAAAGAGCAAGCTGTACTCGGATGGGAAGAGGAAGTCTCTGAACACGGGAATCATCACCGTGCAGAATTACGCCTCCCACGTGCCGCCGAAAGTCTCCCACATCACTTTTGCACATGAAGTAGGACACAACTTTGGCTCCCCG CACGACTCCGGATCTGAGTGCACCCCTGGAGAATCCAAGAGCCAGGACAAGAAAGAGAAGGGCAATTATATTATGTACGCGAGAGCCACGTCGGGAGACAAGCTCAACAACAACAAGTTCTCCGTTTGTAGCATCCGCAACATCAGCCAGGTGCTGGAGAAAAAGAGAGGCAACTGTTTCGTTG AGTCCGGTCAGCCCATCTGCGGTAACGGCCTGGTCGAACCCGGAGAGGAGTGCGACTGCGGCTACAGCGATCAGTGCAAAGACGAGTGCTGCTACGACGCCAACCAGCCTgacaacaaaaagtgcaaattaaAGCCCAACAAAATCTGCAG CCCCAGTCAGGGTCCCTGTTGTACCAAGGAGTGCATCTACAAGGGCCGTAACGAGAAGTGCAGGGAGGAGTCTGAGTGCGCTCACCAGGGCATGTGTAACGGCGTCAGCGCCCAGTGCCCCTCCTCCGAGCCCAAGGCCAACTTCACCGCCTGCCACGGAGAAACCCAAGTCTGTCTCAACGGG GGCTGCTCCGGCTCCATCTGCGAGAAGTACGGGCTGGAAGCGTGCACGTGTGCCAGCCAAGATGGCAAGGACGAGACGGAGCTGTGCCACGTGTGCTGCATGGAGAAGA TGAACCCCAACACGTGCAGCAGCACGGGCTCGGAGCGCCTGGCCCGCTTCTTTAACAAGAAGGTGACCACGCTGCCGGCCGGCTCGCCGTGCAACGACTTCAAGGGCTACTGCGACGTGTTCATGAAGTGCCGGCTGGTGGATGCCGATGGGCCGCTCGCCAGGCTAAAGAAAGCTATTTTTAACCCCGAGCTGTACGAGAACATCGCCGAGTGGATCGTG GCTCACTGGTGGGCCGTGCTGCTGATGGGCATCGCCCTCATCATGCTCATGGCtggtttcattaagatctgcaGCGTCCACACGCCAAGCAGTAACCCCAAACTTCCCCCTCCCAAACCACTTCCAG GCACTCTGAAGAGGCGACGAGCGCAGCAGCACGCCAGCTCCCAGGTGCAGCACCAGTCGCAGCACCCGCACGCCCACGGCGGCCAGCGGCAAGGCCGGGCCCAGCCGCCGCAGCGGCAGGCGCAGCCCCAGCGGCACCACCGTCAGCCTAGAGAGAACTATCAGATGGGCCAGATGAGACGCTGA
- the LOC108230196 gene encoding disintegrin and metalloproteinase domain-containing protein 10 isoform X1, translating into MDLSSVLPLQAFLFVYLLSCTQGHYRNPLNKYIRHYEGLSYDTELVHTKHQRAKRALSHEDKFLHLDFHAHGRHFNLRMKRDTTLFAPDLKVDVSGEEIPYDTSHIYTGELYGEKGTLTHGSIVDGKFEGFVQSYHGTYYVEPAERYLEGKDVPFHSVIYHEDDIHYPHKYGPEGGCADSSVFERMNKYQASAVKEPTKPSASDSRSQQELGAESESGDPVLLRKKRMAQAEKNTCQLFIQTDHLFFKYYKTREAVIAQISSHVKAIDAIYQGTDFMGIRNISFMVKRIRINATYDERERSNPFRFANIGVEKFLELNSEQNHDDYCLAYVFTDRDFDDGVLGLAWVGAPSGSSGGICEKSKLYSDGKRKSLNTGIITVQNYASHVPPKVSHITFAHEVGHNFGSPHDSGSECTPGESKSQDKKEKGNYIMYARATSGDKLNNNKFSVCSIRNISQVLEKKRGNCFVESGQPICGNGLVEPGEECDCGYSDQCKDECCYDANQPDNKKCKLKPNKICSPSQGPCCTKECIYKGRNEKCREESECAHQGMCNGVSAQCPSSEPKANFTACHGETQVCLNGGCSGSICEKYGLEACTCASQDGKDETELCHVCCMEKMNPNTCSSTGSERLARFFNKKVTTLPAGSPCNDFKGYCDVFMKCRLVDADGPLARLKKAIFNPELYENIAEWIVAHWWAVLLMGIALIMLMAGFIKICSVHTPSSNPKLPPPKPLPGTLKRRRAQQHASSQVQHQSQHPHAHGGQRQGRAQPPQRQAQPQRHHRQPRENYQMGQMRR; encoded by the exons GACACTACAGGAACCCCCTGAACAAGTACATCCGTCACTATGAAGGCCTGTCGTACGACACCGAGCTCGTCCACACCAAGCACCAGAGGGCCAAGAGGGCGCTCTCCCACGAAGACAAGTTCCTCCACTTAGACTTTCACGCCCACGGGAG gCATTTTAACTTAAGAATGAAAAGGGACACCACGTTGTTTGCCCCAGATCTGAAGGTAGATGTTTCAGGAGAAGAAATCCCGTACGACACTTCCCACATCTACACCGGTGAACTCTACG gtgAGAAAGGCACTCTGACTCACGGCTCCATTGTAGATGGTAAGTTCGAGGGCTTTGTGCAGAGCTACCACGGCACTTACTACGTGGAGCCAGCGGAGAGGTACCTGGAGGGCAAAGACGTGCCCTTCCACTCTGTCATATACCACGAGGACGACATAC ACTATCCGCACAAGTACGGCCCAGAGGGAGGCTGCGCCGACAGCTCCGTGTTTGAAAGGATGAACAAGTATCAAGCCTCGGCTGTGAAGGAGCCGACCAAG CCGTCTGCGTCCGACTCCCGCTCGCAGCAGGAGCTCGGCGCCGAGTCCGAGTCCGGCGACCCCGTGctgctgaggaagaagaggatggCCCAGGCGGAGAAAAACACCTGCCAGCTGTTCATTCAGACCGACCACCTCTTCTTCAAATACTACAAGACCAGAGAAGCTGTCATCGCTCAG ATCTCCAGTCATGTCAAGGCCATCGACGCCATCTATCAGGGCACGGACTTCATGGGGATTCGTAACATCAGCTTCATGGTGAAAAGAATCAGG ATAAACGCCACCTACGACGAGCGAGAGCGGTCCAACCCGTTCCGCTTCGCCAACATCGGGGTGGAGAAGTTCCTGGAGCTGAACTCGGAGCAGAACCACGACGACTACTGCTTGGCTTACGTTTTTACTGACCGGGATTTCGACGACGGGGTGCTGGGACTGGCCTGGGTGGGGGCCCCCTCAG GGAGCTCTGGAGGAATCTGTGAAAAGAGCAAGCTGTACTCGGATGGGAAGAGGAAGTCTCTGAACACGGGAATCATCACCGTGCAGAATTACGCCTCCCACGTGCCGCCGAAAGTCTCCCACATCACTTTTGCACATGAAGTAGGACACAACTTTGGCTCCCCG CACGACTCCGGATCTGAGTGCACCCCTGGAGAATCCAAGAGCCAGGACAAGAAAGAGAAGGGCAATTATATTATGTACGCGAGAGCCACGTCGGGAGACAAGCTCAACAACAACAAGTTCTCCGTTTGTAGCATCCGCAACATCAGCCAGGTGCTGGAGAAAAAGAGAGGCAACTGTTTCGTTG AGTCCGGTCAGCCCATCTGCGGTAACGGCCTGGTCGAACCCGGAGAGGAGTGCGACTGCGGCTACAGCGATCAGTGCAAAGACGAGTGCTGCTACGACGCCAACCAGCCTgacaacaaaaagtgcaaattaaAGCCCAACAAAATCTGCAG CCCCAGTCAGGGTCCCTGTTGTACCAAGGAGTGCATCTACAAGGGCCGTAACGAGAAGTGCAGGGAGGAGTCTGAGTGCGCTCACCAGGGCATGTGTAACGGCGTCAGCGCCCAGTGCCCCTCCTCCGAGCCCAAGGCCAACTTCACCGCCTGCCACGGAGAAACCCAAGTCTGTCTCAACGGG GGCTGCTCCGGCTCCATCTGCGAGAAGTACGGGCTGGAAGCGTGCACGTGTGCCAGCCAAGATGGCAAGGACGAGACGGAGCTGTGCCACGTGTGCTGCATGGAGAAGA TGAACCCCAACACGTGCAGCAGCACGGGCTCGGAGCGCCTGGCCCGCTTCTTTAACAAGAAGGTGACCACGCTGCCGGCCGGCTCGCCGTGCAACGACTTCAAGGGCTACTGCGACGTGTTCATGAAGTGCCGGCTGGTGGATGCCGATGGGCCGCTCGCCAGGCTAAAGAAAGCTATTTTTAACCCCGAGCTGTACGAGAACATCGCCGAGTGGATCGTG GCTCACTGGTGGGCCGTGCTGCTGATGGGCATCGCCCTCATCATGCTCATGGCtggtttcattaagatctgcaGCGTCCACACGCCAAGCAGTAACCCCAAACTTCCCCCTCCCAAACCACTTCCAG GCACTCTGAAGAGGCGACGAGCGCAGCAGCACGCCAGCTCCCAGGTGCAGCACCAGTCGCAGCACCCGCACGCCCACGGCGGCCAGCGGCAAGGCCGGGCCCAGCCGCCGCAGCGGCAGGCGCAGCCCCAGCGGCACCACCGTCAGCCTAGAGAGAACTATCAGATGGGCCAGATGAGACGCTGA
- the LOC108229882 gene encoding aquaporin-9-like, with protein sequence MRQHCALKHGIFKEFLAEFLGTFVLVLFGCGSVAQTVLSRNTLGEPITVHIGFSVGLMMAVYIAGGVSGGHVNPAVSLAMVVLGKLKIWKFPFYVIAQFLGAFAGAAAVFGLYYDAFMEFTSGILSVTGINATAHIFASYPARHLSVLGGFVDQVVGTGMLVLCILAIIDGGNIGAPKGVEPLAIGLIIMAISVSMGLNCGYPVNPARDLGPRLFTAVAGWGMEVFSTADNWWWIPVAGPMVGGVVAAVIYYLLIELHHPRDETEKAHEEEEEEEDDEEEDEDSSLKDKYEMIAMS encoded by the exons atgaGGCAACACTGTGCTCTCAAACATGGAATATTCAAGGAATTCCTGGCAGAATTCCTCGGGACATTTGTCTTGGTT cTGTTCGGCTGCGGCTCAGTCGCTCAGACCGTCCTGAGTCGAAACACGCTGGGCGAGCCCATCACCGTCCACATCGGCTTCTCCGTGGGCCTCATGATGGCCGTGTACATCGCCGGCGGGGTGTCAG GGGGCCACGTGAACCCTGCTGTCTCTCTGGCCATGGTGGTTTTGGGCAAACTGAAGATCTGGAAGTTTCCTTTTTATGTCATCGCTCAGTTTCTCGGAGCTTttgcaggagctgctgcagtcTTTGGACTATACTACG ATGCTTTCATGGAGTTCACGAGCGGGATTCTGTCGGTGACAGGAATCAACGCAACGGCTCACATTTTCGCCTCGTACCCTGCGCGGCACCTGTCGGTCCTTGGCGGCTTCGTTGATCAG GTTGTGGGGACGGGCATGCTGGTTCTGTGCATTCTTGCCATCATCGACGGCGGAAACATTGGCGCTCCTAAAGGCGTGGAGCCGCTGGCCATCGGTCTGATCATCATGGCCATCAGCGTGTCCATGGGGCTTAACTGCGGGTACCCCGTGAACCCGGCTCGAGACCTGGGACCCCGACTTTTCACAGCAGTGGCGGGGTGGGGGATGGAGGTCTTCAG caccgCAGACAACTGGTGGTGGATCCCAGTGGCAGGGCCCATGGTGGGAGGCGTGGTCGCGGCCGTCATCTACTACCTGCTCATTGAGCTGCACCACCCCCGCGACGAGACCGAGAAGGCCCacgaggaagaagaggaggaggaggacgacgaggaAGAGGATGAGGACAGCAGCCTTAAGGACAAATACGAGATGATCGCCATGAGTTAG